A region of Mycobacteriales bacterium DNA encodes the following proteins:
- a CDS encoding glycosyltransferase translates to MKVVHVIAELGSGGAETVVAELALASRRRHDEVWVASNGGRHESGLSAVGVRLVRMPLHHRSVGGALKAAAALLPLRRVRPDVVHAHNVGAAVAAHAGLRAPLRTPPLLATFHGVADADYPRAASLLAKVADLVVVVDDSIGGRLTGAGFPEDRLRVVVNAVTRPPRHDRAEVRRSLGIPDGVPVVLSVARLVEQKRPDVLVEAFARVPEPAVLLLAGTGPLRDSVERWVHAAGLTGRVRLLGDRDDVDRLLAAADVLALSSDWEGLPMALLEAMSAGVPVVATAVDGVVRACADAGVLVPRRDPAALGTALRDLVADPARRAALAEAGRARVAAHYSPAALAAGYYALYDEVRAAPRRTR, encoded by the coding sequence GTGAAGGTCGTCCACGTCATCGCCGAGCTCGGCTCGGGCGGGGCCGAGACGGTCGTCGCGGAGCTGGCGCTCGCATCGCGGCGGCGGCACGACGAGGTCTGGGTCGCCAGCAACGGCGGCCGCCACGAGTCCGGCCTGTCGGCCGTCGGCGTGCGCCTGGTGCGGATGCCGTTGCACCACCGGTCCGTCGGCGGCGCGCTGAAGGCGGCGGCCGCGCTGCTGCCGTTGCGGCGGGTGCGGCCGGACGTCGTACACGCGCACAACGTCGGCGCCGCGGTGGCCGCGCACGCCGGGCTGCGGGCGCCGTTGCGGACGCCGCCGCTGCTCGCGACGTTCCACGGCGTGGCGGACGCGGACTACCCGCGCGCGGCGTCGTTGCTGGCGAAGGTCGCCGACCTGGTCGTCGTCGTGGACGACTCGATCGGCGGCCGGCTGACCGGCGCCGGGTTCCCGGAGGACCGGCTCCGCGTCGTCGTCAACGCCGTCACCCGACCACCCCGGCACGACCGCGCGGAGGTGCGCCGGTCGCTCGGCATCCCCGACGGCGTGCCGGTCGTGCTGTCGGTCGCGCGGCTGGTCGAGCAGAAGCGGCCGGACGTGCTGGTGGAGGCGTTCGCGCGGGTGCCGGAGCCGGCGGTGCTGCTGCTGGCGGGGACGGGGCCGTTGCGGGACAGCGTCGAACGCTGGGTGCACGCGGCGGGCCTGACCGGCCGGGTGCGGCTGCTCGGCGACCGCGACGACGTGGACCGGCTGCTGGCGGCGGCCGACGTGCTGGCGCTGTCGAGCGACTGGGAGGGGCTGCCGATGGCGCTGCTCGAAGCCATGTCGGCGGGCGTGCCGGTCGTGGCGACGGCGGTCGACGGCGTGGTGCGCGCCTGCGCCGACGCCGGGGTGCTGGTGCCGCGGCGCGACCCGGCGGCGCTCGGGACGGCGTTGCGCGACCTGGTCGCCGACCCGGCGCGGCGCGCGGCGCTGGCGGAGGCGGGCCGGGCGCGGGTCGCGGCGCACTACTCCCCCGCCGCGCTCGCCGCCGGCTACTACGCGCTCTACGACGAGGTGCGCGCCGCGCCCCGGCGGACCCGGTAG
- a CDS encoding O-antigen ligase family protein, translating into MTALTADSRPVRAALVAGPVLAALVVGAGVVRAPVLLTEAVVAGSLLTLLLLRLDLSLLLFVVVAPFEAYVTGVSGAAVKLTGLLVFAAWALRLLVVRDRRPLRHPAVAACAVFVLLALAATVAHPNGGTGVGVLVRYVSFAGAFVVVADAARDPRLGARLVRAFTLACAGAAVAGIYGFAVLRYDRARGPLEDPNDLAFFLVAAVPLAVALARSTRHRRWYGVVALLLAGIAATLSRGAVVALVVVVLWALAAGWLRPRTAALTSLVAVAAIVLLSVLVPALVESALTQKKAVASSNVSSRRLRWAAAGDMTLDSPLLGLGPAGFRLNYQRYQGGRDTTFVGGDVAHEMYLEVSSELGVPALVAFLLVLALPWRGSPPEYRGAMTGMGVAALFLTEQYFLPLWLVAGLMVAATAE; encoded by the coding sequence TTGACCGCCCTCACCGCCGACTCGCGGCCGGTGCGCGCGGCGCTGGTCGCGGGGCCGGTGCTCGCCGCGCTGGTCGTCGGCGCGGGCGTCGTCCGCGCGCCGGTGCTGCTCACCGAGGCGGTCGTCGCGGGGAGCCTGCTGACGCTGCTGCTGCTGCGGCTGGACCTGTCGCTGCTGCTGTTCGTGGTGGTGGCGCCGTTCGAGGCGTACGTCACGGGAGTGAGCGGCGCGGCGGTGAAGCTGACCGGGCTGCTGGTGTTCGCGGCGTGGGCGCTGCGGCTGCTCGTCGTGCGCGACCGGCGGCCGTTGCGGCACCCGGCGGTGGCGGCGTGCGCGGTGTTCGTGCTGCTCGCGCTGGCGGCGACGGTCGCGCACCCCAACGGCGGCACCGGCGTGGGCGTGCTGGTGCGGTACGTGTCGTTCGCGGGCGCGTTCGTCGTGGTGGCGGACGCGGCGCGCGACCCGCGGCTGGGGGCGCGGCTGGTGCGGGCGTTCACGCTGGCCTGCGCGGGCGCGGCGGTGGCGGGGATCTACGGCTTCGCGGTGCTGCGCTACGACCGCGCCCGGGGGCCGCTGGAGGACCCGAACGACCTGGCGTTCTTCCTGGTGGCGGCGGTCCCGCTGGCGGTGGCGCTGGCGCGGAGCACGCGGCACCGGCGGTGGTACGGCGTGGTCGCGCTGCTGCTCGCCGGGATCGCGGCGACGCTGTCGCGCGGCGCGGTGGTGGCGCTGGTCGTGGTGGTGCTGTGGGCGCTGGCGGCGGGGTGGCTGCGGCCGCGGACGGCGGCGTTGACGTCGCTGGTGGCGGTGGCGGCGATCGTGCTGCTGTCGGTGCTGGTGCCGGCGCTGGTCGAGTCGGCGCTGACGCAGAAGAAGGCCGTGGCGAGCAGCAACGTCTCGTCGCGACGGCTCCGCTGGGCCGCGGCCGGCGACATGACGCTCGACTCGCCGCTGCTGGGGCTCGGGCCGGCCGGGTTCCGGCTGAACTACCAGCGGTACCAGGGCGGGCGGGACACGACGTTCGTCGGCGGCGACGTGGCGCACGAGATGTACCTGGAGGTATCGAGCGAGCTGGGGGTGCCGGCGCTGGTGGCGTTCCTGCTGGTCCTCGCGCTGCCGTGGCGCGGGTCGCCGCCGGAGTACCGCGGCGCGATGACGGGCATGGGCGTGGCGGCGCTGTTCCTCACCGAGCAGTACTTCCTGCCGTTGTGGCTGGTCGCGGGGCTGATGGTGGCGGCGACCGCCGAGTGA
- a CDS encoding CpsD/CapB family tyrosine-protein kinase, with the protein MDVGAILGALWRQRWLVLLVFLVEVGAAVGLLSRAPRTYTAHATMVVAPKVKVDSTEIDIPSLRATMGELASSTAVLDGASRRLTPSRPVDYLRGRVSASTVGGTVLLRISVDDANPRLAAAIANAVAAELPFHDPTAGQAFVFTVIEPARPPSAPSSPQTRLVLAAAVVLGAALATGAGLLRDNTQRRVATAEEAAELTGSAVLARLPRPRDPKAVTALDADDPATAALRALRISLEFAAARDPIPVVVVTSAVPDDTEPWLATNLAVALAQVQHRTLLVDGNLDEPRTTPVFAGTGPNGLAQALLGADLDALVHPGPVEGLSVLGAGEAPSDVAELLETRFGELLRTWTSRYDVVVIDAPPVTVSDDARVMAVGGAALLSVPAGRVAPRVLRDVAASLRVVSARVAGLVLVGGEAAATNRRRRRRRRRSARP; encoded by the coding sequence GTGGACGTCGGAGCGATCCTCGGCGCGCTGTGGCGGCAGCGCTGGCTGGTGCTGCTCGTCTTCCTCGTGGAGGTCGGCGCCGCGGTCGGGCTGCTGTCCCGCGCGCCGCGGACGTACACGGCGCACGCGACGATGGTCGTCGCGCCGAAGGTGAAGGTCGACAGCACCGAGATCGACATCCCGTCGCTGCGCGCCACGATGGGCGAGCTCGCCTCCTCGACCGCCGTGCTGGACGGCGCGTCGCGGCGGCTCACGCCGTCGCGGCCGGTCGACTACCTGCGCGGCCGGGTCAGCGCCAGCACCGTCGGCGGCACGGTGCTGCTGCGGATCAGCGTCGACGACGCCAACCCGCGCCTCGCCGCCGCGATCGCCAACGCCGTCGCCGCCGAGCTGCCGTTCCACGACCCGACGGCGGGGCAGGCGTTCGTCTTCACCGTCATCGAGCCGGCCCGGCCGCCGTCGGCGCCGTCGTCGCCGCAGACCCGGCTGGTCCTCGCCGCCGCCGTCGTGCTCGGCGCCGCGCTCGCGACCGGCGCCGGCCTGCTGCGGGACAACACGCAACGCCGCGTGGCCACCGCCGAGGAGGCCGCCGAGCTGACCGGCTCGGCGGTGCTCGCCCGGCTGCCGCGCCCGCGCGACCCGAAGGCGGTCACCGCGCTCGACGCCGACGACCCCGCGACCGCCGCGCTGCGGGCGTTGCGGATCTCGCTGGAGTTCGCGGCGGCGCGCGACCCGATCCCGGTCGTCGTCGTCACGTCGGCGGTGCCCGACGACACCGAGCCGTGGCTGGCCACGAACCTCGCCGTCGCGCTCGCCCAGGTGCAGCACCGGACGTTGCTGGTCGACGGCAACCTGGACGAGCCGCGCACGACGCCGGTGTTCGCCGGCACCGGCCCGAACGGCCTGGCGCAGGCGCTGCTCGGCGCCGACCTCGACGCGCTGGTGCACCCCGGGCCGGTCGAGGGGCTGTCCGTCCTCGGCGCGGGCGAGGCGCCGAGCGACGTGGCCGAGCTGCTGGAGACGCGGTTCGGCGAGCTGCTGCGGACGTGGACCAGCCGCTACGACGTCGTCGTGATCGACGCCCCGCCCGTCACGGTGTCCGACGACGCCCGGGTCATGGCCGTCGGCGGCGCGGCGCTGCTGTCGGTGCCGGCCGGGCGGGTCGCGCCGCGCGTGCTGCGCGACGTGGCGGCGTCGTTGCGGGTCGTCAGCGCGCGGGTGGCGGGGCTGGTGCTCGTCGGCGGCGAGGCGGCGGCGACGAACCGGCGGCGGCGGCGTAGACGGCGGCGGTCCGCTCGACCATGA
- a CDS encoding glycosyltransferase family 4 protein, producing MRVLVVAAEHPLPADNGLRLHLDHLLRALRERHDVSLVSLTRPGDDLAVAALAGRFVAVPGPWGRAARLRQEMFSLPSRRPVLVEQVRSSGLAAALRREAAAFRPDVVHLEPGWAAGLAAAARPAPVVLATLDAWHLNWAAEAAVAASAKRRVLMRREAARMRRFEATAYADADAVVVVSERDADVLRALDPRIAPEVVTNGVDTAFWAPDGRPRDARVVLFTGAMGYAPNVDAAVFAATEVLPLVRRTLPDVRLVLAGRDPAPAVLALASDAVEVTGTLRDLRPLLWSAGAYLCPMRSGTGVKNKLLEALAAGAPCVATPLATGGLGLTPGTHALVTESADDLAAAVVRTLSDRDLGHHLSTAGRAKAAELSWYRAVAEYERIYRTVQRHSR from the coding sequence ATGCGGGTCCTCGTGGTGGCGGCCGAGCACCCGCTGCCCGCCGACAACGGCCTGCGCCTGCACCTCGACCACCTCCTCCGCGCCCTGCGCGAACGGCACGACGTGTCGCTCGTCTCGCTGACCCGGCCGGGCGACGACCTCGCGGTCGCCGCCCTGGCGGGGCGGTTCGTGGCGGTGCCGGGGCCGTGGGGCAGGGCGGCCCGGCTGCGCCAGGAGATGTTCTCACTGCCGTCCCGCCGGCCGGTGCTGGTCGAGCAGGTCCGCTCCTCCGGCCTCGCCGCCGCGCTGCGCCGCGAGGCGGCGGCGTTCCGGCCCGACGTCGTCCACCTCGAGCCCGGCTGGGCGGCCGGGCTGGCCGCCGCCGCCCGCCCCGCGCCCGTCGTGCTCGCCACGCTCGACGCGTGGCACCTCAACTGGGCCGCCGAGGCCGCCGTCGCCGCCTCCGCGAAGCGCCGGGTGCTCATGCGGCGCGAGGCCGCGCGGATGCGCCGGTTCGAGGCCACCGCCTACGCCGACGCCGACGCCGTCGTCGTCGTCTCCGAGCGGGACGCCGACGTGCTGCGCGCGCTCGACCCGCGCATCGCGCCCGAGGTCGTCACCAACGGCGTCGACACGGCGTTCTGGGCCCCCGACGGGCGGCCGCGCGACGCGCGCGTCGTGCTGTTCACCGGCGCCATGGGGTACGCGCCGAACGTCGACGCCGCCGTCTTCGCCGCCACCGAGGTGCTGCCGCTCGTCCGCCGTACGCTCCCGGACGTACGCCTCGTGCTCGCCGGCCGCGACCCCGCGCCCGCCGTCCTGGCGCTCGCCTCCGACGCCGTCGAGGTGACCGGCACGCTGCGCGACCTGCGGCCGCTGCTCTGGTCCGCCGGCGCGTACCTCTGCCCCATGCGCTCCGGCACCGGCGTCAAGAACAAGCTCCTCGAGGCCCTCGCCGCCGGCGCCCCCTGCGTCGCCACGCCGCTCGCCACCGGCGGCCTCGGCCTCACCCCCGGCACCCACGCGCTGGTCACCGAGAGTGCCGACGACCTAGCCGCGGCCGTCGTCCGCACCCTCTCCGACCGGGACCTTGGTCACCACCTGTCAACGGCCGGCCGGGCGAAAGCCGCCGAGTTGTCCTGGTATCGCGCGGTTGCAGAGTACGAACGCATCTACCGAACGGTCCAACGTCACTCAAGGTAA
- a CDS encoding PPOX class F420-dependent oxidoreductase, translated as MPTLPDTAKAWLDAVSFATLATVNADGSPQTTVHWVARDGDDVLLSTVRGRRHARNLDRDPRVSVLVMDPANPYAYVEVRGTATLTEEGARDLIDDLAEKYRGVRPYPGDAPDAVRVVIRVPPEHVVSYGI; from the coding sequence ATGCCGACCCTCCCCGACACCGCGAAGGCGTGGCTGGACGCCGTGTCGTTCGCCACGCTCGCCACCGTCAACGCCGACGGCTCGCCGCAGACCACCGTCCACTGGGTCGCGCGCGACGGCGACGACGTGCTGCTGTCGACCGTCCGCGGCCGCCGTCACGCCCGCAACCTCGACCGCGACCCGCGCGTCTCCGTGCTCGTCATGGACCCGGCGAACCCGTACGCCTACGTCGAGGTCCGCGGCACCGCGACCCTCACCGAGGAGGGCGCCCGCGACCTGATCGACGACCTCGCCGAGAAGTACCGCGGCGTGCGGCCGTACCCGGGGGACGCGCCGGACGCCGTCCGCGTCGTCATCCGCGTCCCCCCGGAGCACGTCGTCTCCTACGGCATCTGA
- a CDS encoding putative glycoside hydrolase yields the protein MLIRRLATAAALAVAASTATVLATAAPAAAAGTPVTNPPALWVKLDGTPTSTEAAYAAAHYRVVILNPWETTTLQRIKAANPAVTVLAYKCLSSTRSYSGAVDGGKDAAILPTGVGYVEASSHPEWFALDTAGNRVSWGPYPGHWQMSVWDSAYQQRWAANVTNEIVANGWDGVFADNALTTLKWYSRATLAAAPTNAALQAGERGLIAAAGAALKAKGKLLVPNIGESRLYTGLWSDWTSLASGGMEESFAHMDSDPSTGFIGDWGGSGYTAQAAEVAAPGLNLAVTRYLPGDRRSYLYGLSMFYVNGGGRGAFTATSDYGVQPLQTEQTWDLGAPLSGVVKAGTAYTRAFANGWAATNPSETQTTTVTAPAGATDATGATVTSVTLAPHTGTVLKVAAATTTPTTTTVTNGKKKFRHFTAPVAGTTTAAPGGSAPKPAALPAAVRNAAVPAPRRTAVAVRVPAGARAAAARVTAVPAVAAPAVPVAAPAAAGAALATTATAARATRPAGPVAAALRVAGPAVAAVGAAGTGSRTPDAVLLLPLLAVALARPRRAVRAR from the coding sequence GTGCTGATCCGCCGCCTCGCCACCGCCGCCGCCCTCGCCGTCGCCGCCTCCACGGCGACCGTCCTCGCCACCGCCGCGCCCGCCGCGGCCGCGGGGACGCCCGTCACGAACCCGCCCGCCCTCTGGGTGAAGCTCGACGGCACGCCGACGAGCACCGAGGCGGCGTACGCGGCCGCGCACTACCGCGTCGTGATCCTCAACCCGTGGGAGACCACGACGTTGCAGCGGATCAAGGCGGCGAACCCGGCCGTCACCGTGCTCGCGTACAAGTGCCTGTCGTCGACCCGCTCCTACTCCGGCGCCGTCGACGGCGGCAAGGACGCCGCGATCCTCCCCACCGGCGTCGGCTACGTCGAGGCGAGCAGCCACCCCGAGTGGTTCGCGCTCGACACCGCCGGCAACCGCGTCTCCTGGGGCCCGTACCCCGGCCACTGGCAGATGTCGGTCTGGGACAGCGCGTACCAGCAGCGCTGGGCCGCCAACGTCACCAACGAGATCGTCGCGAACGGCTGGGACGGCGTCTTCGCCGACAACGCGCTCACGACGCTGAAGTGGTACTCGCGCGCCACCCTCGCCGCCGCCCCCACCAACGCCGCCCTCCAGGCCGGCGAGCGCGGCCTCATCGCCGCCGCGGGCGCGGCGCTCAAGGCGAAGGGCAAGCTGCTCGTCCCGAACATCGGCGAGTCGCGCCTCTACACCGGCCTGTGGAGCGACTGGACCTCGCTCGCCTCCGGCGGCATGGAGGAGTCGTTCGCGCACATGGACAGCGACCCGTCGACCGGCTTCATCGGCGACTGGGGCGGCAGCGGCTACACCGCGCAGGCCGCCGAGGTGGCCGCGCCCGGCCTCAACCTCGCCGTCACCCGCTACCTCCCCGGCGACCGCCGGTCGTACCTCTACGGGCTGTCGATGTTCTACGTCAACGGCGGCGGGCGCGGCGCGTTCACCGCGACCAGCGACTACGGCGTGCAGCCGTTGCAGACCGAGCAGACGTGGGACCTGGGCGCGCCGCTTTCCGGCGTCGTCAAGGCCGGCACCGCCTACACCCGCGCGTTCGCCAACGGCTGGGCCGCCACCAACCCGTCGGAGACGCAGACCACCACCGTCACCGCGCCCGCCGGCGCCACCGACGCCACCGGCGCGACCGTCACCTCCGTCACGCTCGCGCCGCACACCGGCACCGTGCTCAAGGTCGCCGCGGCCACCACCACCCCGACCACGACCACGGTCACCAACGGCAAGAAGAAGTTCCGCCACTTCACCGCCCCGGTCGCCGGCACCACCACCGCGGCCCCCGGCGGCTCGGCGCCGAAGCCCGCGGCCCTCCCGGCCGCCGTCCGCAACGCCGCCGTGCCCGCGCCGCGCCGTACCGCCGTCGCGGTGCGCGTCCCGGCCGGCGCCCGCGCCGCCGCCGCCCGCGTGACCGCCGTTCCCGCTGTGGCCGCGCCCGCCGTTCCGGTCGCCGCGCCGGCCGCCGCCGGTGCCGCGCTCGCCACCACCGCGACCGCCGCCCGCGCCACCCGCCCCGCCGGCCCGGTCGCCGCCGCCCTGCGCGTCGCCGGCCCGGCCGTCGCCGCCGTCGGCGCCGCCGGCACCGGCTCGCGCACCCCCGACGCCGTCCTGCTGCTCCCGCTGCTCGCCGTGGCGCTCGCCCGCCCGCGCCGCGCGGTCCGCGCCCGCTGA
- a CDS encoding PQQ-binding-like beta-propeller repeat protein — protein MNRSRLVTAALLSATALTVPPPVSAVGPLPSPVPGCGPVNVPGGEWRTFGHDAANTRHQERERQIAHADVPLLAPAWTFSSVVAGGDGDFTGTPIVADGCLYVGSNRGWVFALNADTGALVWKAKVPEGGGINSSVAVDGGRVIVAVSRTSRVAGCTGTCVGPYVAAFDQATGAVDWWTQPIDTQPGSDSYSSPVVVQGAVVVGVSGGSAELGDEADRYAFQGSLNFVDATDGTILKKTWTVHAPSATPADDYAGGGVWSTPAVDTATGYAYVGAGNPFRPQAEHPHTNAVLKLDVDRTRATWGEIVGSYKGDIDEYVPSTQDLPCVDFTGNNPPYYPQGLGSCGDLDLDFGASPNLFTDAAGRRLVGAGQKSGVYHVFDAATMDRVWTSLVGPPALVGGIVGSTAFDGTNVYGPVTPAGYLWSLGNGGSLRWASPVADAAHWGEPVSVANGIVYTVDLKGFLDAYDSRNGVPLLHRPILAGSTTGADPALSWGGVAIARNTVYAATGITGLANGFVVAFRPGGNGSTVPPVPPAPPLPEGSPGPAVVAGPGAFYSTYATPIMVAPAGGPLSFVNNDLPQHDVVAVDHGPDGLPLFRSALVGLGEVTPVEGMDRVEHGHSYAFFCSIHPGMRGTLVVP, from the coding sequence ATGAACAGGTCCCGTCTGGTCACCGCCGCGCTGCTGAGCGCGACCGCGCTCACCGTGCCCCCACCGGTGAGCGCGGTCGGCCCCCTCCCGTCGCCGGTGCCCGGCTGCGGCCCGGTCAACGTCCCCGGCGGCGAGTGGCGGACGTTCGGCCACGACGCGGCGAACACGCGGCACCAGGAGCGCGAGCGGCAGATCGCCCACGCCGACGTGCCGCTGCTCGCGCCCGCGTGGACGTTCTCGTCCGTGGTCGCGGGCGGCGACGGCGACTTCACCGGCACGCCGATCGTCGCCGACGGCTGCCTCTACGTCGGGTCCAACCGCGGCTGGGTGTTCGCGCTCAACGCCGACACCGGCGCGCTGGTGTGGAAGGCGAAGGTGCCCGAGGGCGGCGGCATCAACTCCTCCGTCGCCGTCGACGGCGGCCGCGTCATCGTCGCCGTGTCGCGCACGTCGCGCGTCGCGGGCTGCACCGGCACCTGCGTCGGGCCGTACGTCGCGGCGTTCGACCAGGCGACCGGCGCGGTCGACTGGTGGACGCAGCCGATCGACACGCAGCCGGGGTCGGACTCGTACTCCAGCCCGGTCGTCGTCCAGGGCGCGGTCGTCGTCGGCGTCTCCGGCGGCTCCGCGGAGCTCGGCGACGAGGCGGACCGGTACGCGTTCCAGGGCAGCCTCAACTTCGTCGACGCGACCGACGGCACGATCCTCAAGAAGACGTGGACCGTGCACGCGCCGTCGGCCACGCCGGCCGACGACTACGCCGGCGGCGGCGTCTGGTCGACGCCCGCCGTCGACACCGCGACCGGCTACGCGTACGTCGGCGCGGGCAACCCGTTCCGCCCGCAGGCCGAGCACCCGCACACCAACGCCGTACTGAAGCTCGACGTCGACCGCACGCGCGCCACGTGGGGCGAGATCGTCGGCTCGTACAAGGGCGACATCGACGAGTACGTGCCCAGCACGCAGGACCTCCCCTGTGTCGACTTCACCGGCAACAACCCGCCGTACTACCCGCAGGGCCTCGGCTCGTGCGGCGACCTCGACCTCGACTTCGGCGCGTCCCCGAACCTGTTCACCGACGCGGCCGGCCGCAGGCTCGTCGGCGCGGGCCAGAAGTCGGGCGTCTACCACGTGTTCGACGCGGCCACGATGGACCGCGTCTGGACCAGCCTGGTCGGCCCGCCGGCCCTCGTCGGCGGCATCGTCGGGTCGACGGCGTTCGACGGCACCAACGTCTACGGACCGGTCACCCCGGCCGGCTACCTGTGGTCGCTGGGCAACGGCGGGTCGCTGCGGTGGGCCAGCCCGGTCGCCGACGCCGCCCACTGGGGCGAGCCGGTCTCGGTCGCCAACGGCATCGTCTACACCGTCGACCTCAAGGGCTTCCTCGACGCGTACGACAGCCGCAACGGCGTGCCGTTGCTGCACCGCCCGATCCTCGCGGGCTCGACCACCGGCGCCGACCCGGCGCTGTCGTGGGGCGGCGTCGCGATCGCGCGGAACACCGTCTACGCCGCGACCGGGATCACCGGCCTGGCCAACGGGTTCGTCGTGGCGTTCCGGCCCGGTGGCAACGGCAGCACCGTGCCGCCGGTCCCGCCCGCGCCGCCGCTCCCGGAGGGCTCGCCCGGTCCCGCGGTCGTCGCCGGCCCCGGCGCGTTCTACTCGACGTACGCGACGCCGATCATGGTCGCGCCCGCCGGCGGGCCGCTGTCGTTCGTCAACAACGACCTGCCGCAGCACGACGTCGTCGCCGTGGACCACGGGCCGGACGGCCTGCCGCTGTTCCGCAGCGCGCTCGTCGGCCTCGGCGAGGTCACGCCGGTCGAGGGGATGGACCGGGTCGAGCACGGCCACTCGTACGCGTTCTTCTGCAGCATCCACCCGGGGATGAGGGGGACGCTGGTGGTGCCGTAG
- a CDS encoding polysaccharide deacetylase family protein yields the protein MNPVFRVVARANESFLTDVDRRSPGPYPLTIVGWHRVDAAPGGLSTTPEELRRHLDLLEDWRVLPLDEAVRRLHDRTLPRRAVALTFDDGYASVGEVAWPLLRERGLPATLYAVSGFLDGTKAFPWDGADAPPLLSAGALRDLAADGMAVGAHSVTHRWLPHLPPEEVRREVTGCKHALEDLLGRAVRSFAYPMGGWTKPVVEAVRGAGYAHAVTVDRGRNAVRQDPLRLYRSFAPRDVTELRGVLAGAYTFLRPLDRWRTRNGPAF from the coding sequence GTGAACCCGGTGTTCCGCGTCGTCGCGCGGGCGAACGAGTCGTTCCTGACCGACGTGGACCGGCGCTCGCCGGGGCCGTACCCGTTGACGATCGTGGGCTGGCACCGGGTCGACGCCGCGCCGGGCGGCCTGTCCACGACGCCGGAGGAGCTCCGCCGGCACCTGGACCTGCTGGAGGACTGGCGGGTGCTGCCGCTGGACGAGGCGGTGCGCCGGCTGCACGACCGGACGCTGCCGCGCCGGGCCGTCGCGCTGACGTTCGACGACGGGTACGCGTCGGTCGGCGAGGTCGCCTGGCCGCTGCTGCGGGAGCGCGGGCTGCCGGCGACGCTGTACGCGGTGAGCGGGTTCCTCGACGGGACGAAGGCGTTCCCGTGGGACGGCGCCGACGCGCCGCCGCTGCTGTCCGCGGGCGCGCTGCGCGACCTGGCGGCCGACGGCATGGCGGTGGGCGCGCACAGCGTCACGCACCGCTGGCTGCCGCACCTGCCGCCGGAGGAGGTACGCCGCGAGGTCACCGGCTGCAAGCACGCGCTGGAGGACCTGCTCGGCCGCGCGGTGCGGTCGTTCGCGTACCCGATGGGCGGCTGGACGAAGCCGGTGGTCGAGGCGGTGCGCGGCGCGGGGTACGCCCACGCGGTGACCGTCGACCGGGGGCGCAACGCCGTGCGCCAGGACCCGCTGCGGCTGTACCGGTCGTTCGCGCCGCGCGACGTGACGGAGCTGCGCGGGGTGCTCGCGGGGGCGTACACGTTCCTGCGGCCGCTGGACCGCTGGCGGACGCGGAACGGCCCGGCGTTTTGA
- a CDS encoding glycosyltransferase family 4 protein encodes MRVVQLLTQPSGGPADHVADVAVELARRGHHVHVVMPDGAAAERVDAAGVARTAGTMGGKGDLGGARALHDLLRDERPDVVHAQDRRAGLVGRVLARVLRLPVVYTLHGAPDGLADLVPGNLRAAPRRRRDRLYYLTAERRLAALGGRVVVASEALRSYAVDHVRVPAGRVDVVPNGVTFEPLPHTGGGGVAWVGLMVPVKRLDVLVAALRSLPGVEATFAGDGPSRPAAEGRIRMPGFVSDVRPVLAAADVLALPSAAENCPLVVLQAMAAGLPIVASRVGGVPELVADGETGLLVPPGDPVALAAALRSLLGDAGLRARMGAAGRARYEARYTVGHCVDGLLRSYERAAS; translated from the coding sequence GTGAGGGTCGTCCAGCTCCTGACGCAGCCGTCCGGCGGCCCCGCCGACCACGTCGCCGACGTGGCGGTCGAGCTGGCCCGGCGCGGTCACCACGTCCACGTGGTGATGCCCGACGGCGCGGCGGCCGAGCGCGTCGACGCGGCCGGGGTGGCGCGGACGGCGGGCACGATGGGCGGCAAGGGGGACCTCGGCGGCGCGCGCGCCCTGCACGACCTGCTGCGCGACGAGCGCCCGGACGTCGTGCACGCGCAGGACCGCCGCGCCGGTCTGGTCGGGCGGGTGCTCGCGCGGGTGCTGCGGCTGCCGGTGGTCTACACGCTGCACGGCGCGCCGGACGGCCTCGCCGACCTGGTGCCCGGCAACCTGCGGGCCGCCCCCCGGCGGCGCCGCGACCGGCTCTACTACCTCACCGCCGAACGCCGCCTGGCCGCGCTGGGCGGCCGGGTCGTGGTCGCGAGCGAGGCGCTGCGGTCGTACGCGGTCGACCACGTGCGCGTGCCGGCCGGGCGGGTGGACGTGGTGCCGAACGGCGTGACGTTCGAGCCGCTGCCCCACACCGGCGGCGGCGGGGTGGCCTGGGTCGGGCTGATGGTGCCGGTGAAGCGGCTGGACGTGCTGGTCGCGGCGCTGCGCTCGCTGCCGGGCGTGGAGGCGACGTTCGCGGGCGACGGGCCCAGCCGGCCTGCCGCCGAAGGGCGGATCAGGATGCCCGGGTTCGTCTCCGATGTACGACCCGTGCTCGCCGCCGCCGACGTCCTCGCGCTGCCCTCCGCGGCGGAGAACTGCCCGCTCGTCGTGCTCCAGGCGATGGCGGCCGGCCTGCCGATCGTCGCCAGCCGGGTCGGCGGCGTGCCGGAGCTGGTCGCCGACGGCGAGACGGGGCTGCTGGTGCCGCCGGGCGACCCGGTCGCGCTCGCGGCGGCGTTGCGGTCGCTGCTGGGCGACGCGGGGCTGCGCGCGCGGATGGGCGCCGCCGGGCGCGCCCGCTACGAGGCCCGCTACACCGTCGGCCACTGCGTCGACGGCCTGCTGCGCTCCTACGAACGGGCCGCGTCGTGA